In one window of Miscanthus floridulus cultivar M001 chromosome 12, ASM1932011v1, whole genome shotgun sequence DNA:
- the LOC136495650 gene encoding cation/H(+) antiporter 15-like, with product MRGRTLLITDVSSWFIRACTATVILIGDARSPAFTAKILASFVAFVLFAGFVARPVGRYITYKRNPPTGALLSEGSFSGGDHRRWSEASEKWCVLELFVALCMSGKLVGYVAAGLFFTMPFRDAIVLALMLNIRGIVEFARAKRRTLEHARLSADLRVLTCLYSEDHAAPLIDLLEASGSSRDSPMSLIVLHLTELVGHAASVLKPHRKSMRSSNSSGNPTLSDRIVNAFRYFEQQARGDPVCIRCSAPRQWRSPTSCLTKCIAKSCFRRTCQ from the exons ATGCGAGGCAGGA CGTTGCTCATCACCGACGTCAGCTCGTGGTTCATCCGCGCCTGCACCGCCACGGTCATCCTCATCGGTGATGCTAGGTCGCCAGCCTTCACGGCCAAGATCCTGGCTTCCTTCGTCGCGTTTGTGCTCTTCGCCGGCTTCGTCGCGCGACCCGTCGGCCGGTACATCACGTACAAGCGCAACCCGCCAACGGGGGCGCTCCTCTCCGAGGGCTCCTTCAGTGGTGGTGATCATCGCCGCTG GTCCGAGGCGTCGGAGAAGTGGTGCGTGCTGGAGCTGTTCGTGGCGCTCTGCATGTCGGGCAAGCTCGTCGGCTACGTCGCCGCGGGGCTCTTCTTCACCATGCCGTTCCGGGACGCCATCGTGCTGGCGCTCATGCTCAACATCCGGGGCATCGTGGAG TTCGCGCGGGCGAAGCGGCGGACGCTGGAGCACGCGCGGCTCAGCGCCGACCTCCGCGTGCTCACCTGCCTCTACAGCGAGGACCACGCGGCACCGCTGATCGACCTGCTGGAGGCGTCGGGCTCCTCCCGCGACTCGCCCATGTCGCTCATCGTGCTCCACCTCACGGAGCTTGTCGGCCACGCCGCGTCCGTGCTGAAGCCCCACCGGAAGAGCATGAGGTCGTCCAATAGCAGCGGGAACCCGACGCTGTCGGACCGCATCGTGAACGCATTCCGGTACTTCGAGCAGCAGGCGCGCGGTGACCCCGTGTGCATCCGATGTTCGGCGCCGAGGCAGTGGCGCTCGCCCACAAGCTGTTTGACAAAATGCATTGCCAAGAGCTGCTTCAGAAGAACATGTCAGTAG